One region of Jatrophihabitans sp. genomic DNA includes:
- a CDS encoding ABC transporter ATP-binding protein, whose protein sequence is MLEVKDLHVSYGGVVRALQGVSLQVPDGKVVAVLGSNGAGKSTLMRAVSATLSMHRASVTGGDITFGATSLAGLDAARTVRLGIVQVPEGRRIFGRLSVEENLRAGGLGARSKAGRAASRDRVFDMFPVLAQRRGQRAAMLSGGEQQMLAIGRALMAQPKLIILDEPSLGLAPRIVGQIGRILQAINAEGTSVLLVEQNAVMALSIADTAYVLDLGRVSLSGPADQLAADDTVRQLYLGHTAVAATAADSGAGRHAALSRWHG, encoded by the coding sequence GTGCTGGAAGTCAAGGACCTGCACGTGTCCTATGGCGGCGTGGTGCGCGCGCTGCAGGGAGTGAGCCTGCAGGTGCCTGACGGCAAGGTCGTGGCGGTGCTGGGCAGCAACGGCGCAGGCAAGAGCACCCTGATGCGCGCGGTCTCGGCGACCCTGTCGATGCATCGCGCCTCGGTGACAGGCGGGGACATCACGTTCGGCGCCACCAGCCTCGCCGGCTTGGACGCCGCCCGCACGGTGAGATTGGGCATCGTGCAGGTGCCCGAAGGCAGGCGGATCTTCGGCAGGCTGAGCGTGGAGGAGAACCTGCGGGCCGGCGGGCTGGGCGCCCGGAGCAAGGCCGGCCGAGCGGCCAGCAGGGACCGGGTCTTCGACATGTTCCCGGTGCTCGCGCAGCGGCGTGGCCAGCGGGCCGCGATGCTCTCTGGCGGCGAGCAGCAGATGCTCGCCATCGGGCGGGCGCTGATGGCCCAGCCCAAGCTGATCATCCTCGACGAGCCGAGCCTTGGCTTGGCGCCGCGGATCGTCGGCCAGATCGGACGGATCCTGCAGGCGATCAACGCCGAGGGGACCTCGGTGCTGTTGGTGGAGCAGAACGCGGTGATGGCCCTGAGCATCGCCGACACCGCCTACGTGCTCGACCTCGGCCGGGTGTCGCTGTCCGGTCCGGCTGATCAGCTGGCCGCCGACGACACGGTTCGCCAGCTCTACCTCGGCCACACCGCGGTGGCGGCGACAGCTGCCGACTCCGGCGCGGGGCGCCATGCGGCACTGAGCCGGTGGCACGGATGA
- a CDS encoding methylenetetrahydrofolate reductase, with protein sequence MSLTREPACPKHMVFGPCGGVRADLSCEMAAHRCPFTDSPDVPDWNGPAAEDPPPSALLQATRSGPVVITDLTLPAYDAEAVAQITAVLAGSCDALLVGEHQNRPDFPPALMAALIRQAGGVGWVTLTCRDRNRLVLEQELIGARVAGADGVLCVTGDGRAQGVRPGVTQVFDLDGTRLAGLGASLGVPVAVAEAPDAPPRQLRPERLLQKQRAGAQLALLNHAGSAAELARFVRACRDRGVTIPLIAGVAVYTDARSAQVLRDFPGLQLDPAPVTRVLADADPVAAGIEAAVGEASQLLAIEGIGGVNLSGLASGRGEFYAAEVKAEIGRRIRSQL encoded by the coding sequence ATGTCGCTGACCAGAGAGCCGGCCTGCCCCAAGCACATGGTGTTCGGGCCGTGCGGCGGGGTGCGCGCGGACCTGTCGTGCGAGATGGCTGCCCATCGGTGCCCCTTCACCGACTCGCCGGACGTGCCGGACTGGAATGGTCCGGCGGCTGAGGACCCGCCGCCCAGCGCGCTGCTTCAGGCCACCCGGTCCGGTCCCGTGGTGATCACTGATCTGACGCTGCCGGCTTACGACGCTGAGGCCGTGGCTCAGATCACGGCCGTGTTGGCCGGCTCCTGCGACGCGCTGCTGGTGGGTGAGCACCAGAACCGCCCGGACTTTCCGCCGGCTCTGATGGCGGCCCTGATCCGGCAGGCCGGCGGCGTCGGGTGGGTGACCCTGACCTGCCGGGACCGTAACCGGTTGGTCCTGGAGCAGGAGCTGATCGGGGCGCGTGTCGCCGGCGCGGACGGGGTGCTGTGCGTGACCGGTGACGGCCGGGCCCAGGGCGTCCGGCCCGGGGTCACCCAGGTGTTCGACCTCGACGGCACCCGGCTGGCAGGGCTGGGCGCCTCGTTGGGGGTTCCGGTCGCCGTGGCCGAAGCTCCCGATGCCCCGCCCCGGCAGCTGCGCCCGGAGCGGCTACTGCAAAAACAGCGCGCCGGCGCCCAGCTGGCGTTGCTCAATCACGCCGGCAGCGCCGCCGAGCTGGCGCGATTCGTCCGGGCCTGCCGGGACCGCGGTGTCACCATCCCGCTGATCGCCGGGGTCGCGGTGTACACCGACGCGCGCTCGGCCCAGGTCCTGCGCGACTTTCCCGGCCTGCAGCTCGATCCGGCGCCGGTGACCCGGGTGCTCGCCGACGCTGACCCGGTCGCGGCCGGCATCGAGGCCGCGGTCGGCGAAGCCAGCCAGTTGCTTGCGATCGAAGGCATCGGCGGGGTCAACCTCTCGGGCTTGGCATCCGGGCGCGGCGAGTTCTACGCCGCCGAGGTGAAAGCCGAGATCGGGCGTCGAATACGGTCCCAGCTATGA
- a CDS encoding methyltransferase domain-containing protein encodes MTETDPMADEFDTMAAWTAEAVAELGPDHAIPAACRGSGSPAALEWLCDRLRLGPGVRLLDCGAGVGGPAELAARRHGVAPVLAEPMIHACRASARLFDRPVVVATGDRLPFASGVFEAVWSLGVLCTVPDQAGLLAELRRVSRPQALVGLLVFLRTVAHLPQQPEGNHFLTDGELNGLLARTGLTVLERAELSDFADPEPDWQAAADRVEAVIERRHGADQRWQSARSQEQVIGQLISEGLVTGRLLVLQPAA; translated from the coding sequence ATGACCGAAACCGATCCGATGGCCGACGAGTTCGACACGATGGCGGCCTGGACCGCCGAGGCGGTCGCCGAACTCGGCCCAGATCACGCGATACCGGCCGCCTGCCGAGGCAGCGGAAGCCCGGCCGCCCTGGAGTGGCTGTGCGACAGATTGCGGCTTGGCCCGGGGGTGCGCCTGCTCGACTGCGGGGCCGGGGTGGGCGGTCCAGCCGAGCTCGCCGCGCGGCGCCATGGGGTGGCGCCGGTGCTGGCCGAGCCGATGATCCACGCCTGCCGGGCATCGGCCCGGTTGTTCGACCGCCCGGTGGTGGTCGCCACCGGTGACAGGTTGCCGTTCGCGAGCGGGGTGTTCGAGGCGGTCTGGAGCCTCGGCGTGCTGTGCACCGTGCCGGATCAGGCCGGCCTGCTGGCGGAGCTGCGGCGGGTCAGCAGGCCACAAGCGCTGGTGGGCCTGCTGGTCTTCCTGCGCACGGTGGCCCACCTGCCCCAGCAGCCGGAGGGCAATCACTTTCTCACCGACGGCGAGCTGAACGGCCTGCTCGCCAGGACCGGCCTCACGGTCCTGGAGCGGGCCGAGCTGTCCGACTTCGCCGACCCCGAACCGGACTGGCAGGCGGCCGCCGATCGGGTGGAGGCGGTGATCGAGCGCCGCCACGGCGCTGACCAGCGATGGCAGAGCGCCCGCAGCCAGGAGCAGGTCATCGGCCAGCTCATCTCCGAGGGCCTGGTGACCGGCCGGCTGCTGGTCCTCCAACCGGCTGCCTGA
- the trpA gene encoding tryptophan synthase subunit alpha, which produces MGEVERSLRRRREAGGKSLAPFVTAGVTSDWTDYVRACADNGADAIEIGLPFSDPMLDGPVIQAASGQALARGVRTAELLEEVAALDAGAPLIVMTYSNIVRRHGDEAFCRTLSAAGVAGLIVPDTPVDEIEPLLSAARAAELELILLVAPSTRAHRISRIAELSSGFVYAVSNMGVTGLRDTLSETVQPTVEAIRSRTSLPVLVGFGISSPEQAVQASQHADGVVVASALMRDVLAGASAIELGNAVAGYRSALDSVEWGAGAAPAGAVESGQ; this is translated from the coding sequence ATGGGCGAGGTGGAGCGGTCCCTTCGGCGACGACGGGAAGCCGGCGGCAAGTCACTGGCGCCGTTCGTGACCGCCGGGGTCACCTCCGACTGGACGGACTACGTCCGCGCCTGCGCCGACAACGGCGCCGACGCGATCGAGATCGGGCTGCCGTTCTCTGATCCGATGCTGGACGGCCCGGTCATCCAAGCCGCCTCAGGGCAGGCGCTCGCGCGTGGCGTGCGCACCGCCGAGCTGCTGGAGGAGGTGGCAGCCCTGGACGCAGGGGCGCCGCTGATCGTCATGACCTACAGCAACATCGTGCGCCGCCACGGCGACGAGGCGTTCTGCCGCACGCTGTCGGCCGCCGGGGTCGCGGGGCTGATAGTGCCCGACACCCCGGTCGATGAGATCGAGCCGCTGCTGTCGGCGGCCCGGGCCGCCGAGCTCGAACTCATCCTACTGGTCGCCCCGTCCACCAGGGCCCACCGGATCAGCCGGATCGCCGAGCTCAGCAGCGGATTCGTCTACGCCGTGAGCAACATGGGAGTGACCGGGCTCCGGGACACGCTCTCAGAGACCGTGCAGCCCACGGTGGAGGCCATTCGCAGCCGCACCAGCCTGCCGGTGCTGGTCGGGTTCGGCATCTCCTCACCTGAGCAAGCGGTGCAGGCCAGCCAGCACGCCGACGGGGTGGTGGTGGCCTCGGCCCTGATGCGCGACGTGCTCGCCGGCGCCTCAGCGATCGAGCTGGGCAACGCCGTGGCCGGGTACCGCTCAGCGCTGGACAGCGTCGAGTGGGGCGCCGGCGCCGCACCGGCAGGCGCTGTCGAGTCCGGGCAGTGA